The Mercurialis annua linkage group LG8, ddMerAnnu1.2, whole genome shotgun sequence genome window below encodes:
- the LOC126661765 gene encoding protein FAR1-RELATED SEQUENCE 5-like produces the protein MVEICTLHQIIEVMFLDGMSTDYSVLSFHINESVELGAKVKALRCNNSRRQMGLPFDLNDPFSPSDDKFCFETDISTEHREEDHDADESPMEPQLTRAYCERYSLSRSENKNKIPTMRLWVCSCHGVRRKRSINRARAQRQITRTNCGALFQIKWMPFLNLFHASKFVHVHYHTLALPVHVQFLRSHRHIKEEQATKINILLGAGIPKGQIVDYILSINGEFDAIGFTRKDLYNYQVALQVPKGSTNDAEATVAFITGLAVKDPGIYCRYYANEDEKLCRLFFSDSISRAEFKNFGDVVVCDATYKTNTFRMPLVLFTGLDNNRLNIVFAFAIINCEDAETYNWVFRTFVDCMGGIAPKAILTDADKAMQVALRESMPLTRHMWCAWHICRNLTSVQGKDQKF, from the exons ATGGTCGAAATTTGTACTCTTCACCAAATAATAGAAGTTATG TTCCTAGACGGCATGTCTACAGACTACAGTGTCTTGTCATTTCATATTAACGAGAGCGTGGAGCTCGGAGCTAAAGTAAAGGCG CTTCGCTGTAATAACTCTCGGCGGCAAATGGGTCTTCCTTTTGACTTAAATGACCCTTTCTCTCCCTCCGACGACAAGTTTTGTTTTGAGACGGATATTTCAACTGAACATAGAGAAGAAGATCACGATGCAGACGAATCTCCGATGGAGCCTCAACTCACTAGAGCCTATTGTGAGCGG TATTCGTTGTCAAGATcagagaataaaaataaaatacctaCAATGAGGCTCTGGGTGTGCAGCTGCCACGGTGTAAGGAGGAAGAGGTCCATCAACCGCGCTAGGGCACAGAGGCAGATTACTCGGACCAACTGTGGCGCTTTATTTCAAATCAAGTGGATGCCTTTTCTTAATTTGTTTCATGCAAGCAAATTCGTTCATGTTCATTACCATACTCTGGCTCTTCCTGTCCATGTTCAGTTTCTCAGAAGCCATCGACACATCAAAGAAGAACAAGCCACAAAAATCAACATTCTTTTAGGTGCTGGTATTCCAAAAGGGCAAATAGTAGACTATATATTATCCATCAATGGAGAGTTTGATGCTATAGGATTCACAAGGAAAGATCTATACAATTATCAGGTGGCTTTGCAAGTGCCTAAAGGTTCAACGAATGATGCAGAGGCTACCGTCGCCTTCATTACAGGACTTGCAGTAAAAGACCCTGGTATTTATTGCCGTTACTATGCTAACGAAGATGAGAAGCTCTGCAGGCTGTTCTTTTCAGACAGCATTTCCAGGGCGGAGTTTAAGAATTTCGGGGATGTAGTAGTATGCGATGCAACatacaaaaccaatacattCCGCATGCCCCTAGTCCTTTTCACAGGCCTAGACAACAATCGTTTGAATATTGTCTTCGCATTTGCAATTATAAATTGCGAAGACGCAGAAACCTACAATTGGGTCTTCAGGACGTTCGTCGATTGCATGGGCGGAATAGCGCCGAAAGCCATCCTCACAGACGCAGACAAGGCGATGCAGGTTGCCTTACGTGAATCAATGCCCTTAACAAGGCACATGTGGTGTGCATGGCATATTTGCCGTAACTTAACTTCAGTTCAGGGTAAAGATCAAAAATTCTGA